Genomic window (Chloroflexota bacterium):
CTCGAATACCCCACCTCACCGTGGTATGCAGGGGGCGGGCCTGCGGCTAGCGCCGACGGCCCGCCCCCAAAACTGCACTCGATCGACTAGTTCTCGTCGATCACCTTTTGGACTTCGGCCTCCGCCCAAGCCGCGGCGTCCTCGGGGCTTTCACCGTCGAACACCATGATGAACATGTCCTTCACGATGTTACGAGCGGTCACGGTCCCGAGAAGTCCCGAGCCCTTGGACCCGTACTTCGATCCGCCGACCCACGCCATCTGCGAGGCGTCCACGCCCGCGCGGATGATGTGCGCCACCGGTGCGATGCGCGGGTGGCCCCAATACTCGTCGCTGTTCTGCACGTCCACGTGCGTCGGCGCCCAACCGATCACCGTGCTCTGGAACCACTCCTGGTAATTCGGGCGGTCGAAGAGCGCCGCGAAGAACTCCGCCATGCGGTCGGGGTAGTCCGTCTGCGTGGTGATGTTGAGGATGTTCATCCCCGCCAACCCGGCGCCCGTGCCAGCCACGCTCGGCTGCGCGACGGCGGCGACCTGCTCCAGCATTTCCGGCTTGTCGGCCAGGAATGTGCCGGAGAACGAGGTCGACGACACCATGTGCGCCGTGGCGCCGCGGATGAACTCCGTCCGACCGTGGCCCTCGTGGCGAGCGGCCGCGCCCGGCGCGGAAACCTCGTCCAGGGCCTTGGCCAGCTTGAGCGCCGCGATGGTGCCTTCGCTGTTGATGGAGTTGTTGCCATTCTCGTCGAAGACGTAGGCGTCATGCGCCGGCATCAAGCTCCACGCCATCTTGGGATGGGCGTCCAGCAGGTAGGTGAAGTAGCCGTAGATGTCCGGCGGGTTGTTCAGCGCCTGGGCGTTCGCCAGGATGTTGTCCCACGAGTCCGGGGCCGGCAGACTGTGCTGCGCGTAGAGGTCGCTGCGGTAGTACAGGATGTGGGGCCACAGGAACTGCGGCACGCCATAGTTCACCCCGTCGACCGCGGTGGCGTTGAGGTCGTTCTCGCCAAAGATGTCGCGCCCCATCAGGTCCAGCGCGTCCGTCGCCGGCGCGACGATCTCTTGTCCCGACCAGCTCCAGGTTGCGTCCGGCTGGCTCCAGACCATGTCCGGCAGCGTGCCGGCGGCCTTGGCCGCCAGGATCTTCGGCTCGGTCTCGCGGAACGGCACCACTTCGCGGTTCATGCGCACGTCGGCTGAAATGCCGGCGCGGGCGAACCATGCGTCCTGCGCCGCCACGCCCAACGGCCGCGTCTCGAAGTCCCAGAACGAGATGTCGAGGATCTCGCGTTCGACCATGACTTCCTCGACGACCCGCTGCGTGATGACCTGCTGGACGGGAACTTCCCTGATGACTTCCTGCGTCACGACCTTCTCGACCGCGACTTCCTTGATCACTTCCTTGGTGACGACCGTCTCGACCGGAACTTCCTTGATGACTTCCTTGGTGACGACTTCAGTTTCGCCACAGGCGCCCAGGATCATCGCGACGGTCGCGGTTCCACCGGCCGCCGCAGCCAGGCGGAACAGACGCCGCCGGCTCAGCGTTCCCGTCGGACTCAAGGTCTCTTTCATCCCTCACCCCTCTGCTCGCGCGGGACGCATGAGGTCGCCGCCGCACAACTGGTCGACACGAACACGACGTTGGCTGAGATTATATCGCCTGGATGCGTTCCGGCATGGCATGGCGCGCGGAAGCTTGTGCCCGTCCGGCACTCATCGGCATCGGTCTGGTTGTAGGCGCCGCGCAGTCGAATCCGCCTGCACCTCTTACGGCTCCCGGCGATTGCGCTGTATATCACGTCGCGAATCGGCGCTTCAACCGCCGCGC
Coding sequences:
- a CDS encoding extracellular solute-binding protein, whose protein sequence is MKETLSPTGTLSRRRLFRLAAAAGGTATVAMILGACGETEVVTKEVIKEVPVETVVTKEVIKEVAVEKVVTQEVIREVPVQQVITQRVVEEVMVEREILDISFWDFETRPLGVAAQDAWFARAGISADVRMNREVVPFRETEPKILAAKAAGTLPDMVWSQPDATWSWSGQEIVAPATDALDLMGRDIFGENDLNATAVDGVNYGVPQFLWPHILYYRSDLYAQHSLPAPDSWDNILANAQALNNPPDIYGYFTYLLDAHPKMAWSLMPAHDAYVFDENGNNSINSEGTIAALKLAKALDEVSAPGAAARHEGHGRTEFIRGATAHMVSSTSFSGTFLADKPEMLEQVAAVAQPSVAGTGAGLAGMNILNITTQTDYPDRMAEFFAALFDRPNYQEWFQSTVIGWAPTHVDVQNSDEYWGHPRIAPVAHIIRAGVDASQMAWVGGSKYGSKGSGLLGTVTARNIVKDMFIMVFDGESPEDAAAWAEAEVQKVIDEN